CTATCTTGGTTTGCAGGAAAAGAAGCTCTGGAGCTTGAAAAGATGAAAGATGAGGAGATTCTTAATGGGGTTTCAGTTACAGTGACAAGCCTTCTATCAAAGTCTAAATCCCATGAATTATGCAATGGGAATGTGAATCCTGTGGAGAGCTCCAATGGAAGTGAAGTGAAATTTATAAAGGTTCTGAAGAGCAAATGGGGCACTGACCCTCTCTTCAGGGGATCATACAGTTATGTGGGGGTGGGATCAAGTGGAGAAGATTTAGACTCCATGGCCAAGCCATTGCCTGAAAGCAGCAAGAGTGGGGCTAATGCTTGCCCTCCACTTCAAATTCTATTTGCAGGGGAAGCAACACACAGAACCCACTACTCTACAACTCATGGAGCTTATTTTAGTGGCCTCAGAGAAGCCAATAGGCTTCTGCAACACTATAACTGTGTTGGGGTTTCAGAGTTGTTGCAGCATTAGAATACCAGCCACTTTTTTCAACACCTATTTTCTATGATCTCCTTCTCAATTTCATCTAAAGCATTTTGCtactctttgtttttttcctctctttctaCAAAGTGGGCAATAGTGGGGggagggagagaaaaaaaattattgagagGTGAAAGAGAGATGGGGACATTTTTAGATGTACTGAATGAATTAAAGAagcttcttttcatttttctattgcTTTCTCTATGTTTGTGAGTTTGATAATATCTTTTGATCTTTCAATGCAAACCAAGTTGAGATTATGTAATGGGCATTGAATATTTGAAAGCTAAAGtaaagaagaaggagaaaatCTTTAGATCCTATCATATCTCTCTCTAACTGGACAGGATCCGATAAACCCGGCTCTTTCCAGGTTGGAATCTTCTCATCAGTagctttctttgctttcttGCTTGTTTCTCTCTGCCCCATGAGATTGTGTTCCTCAATCCAAACACACCCTTATCACACACGCACGCACACGCACGCACACTAGTGATATATAAATTCTAAGGGAGACTGGCCTTTGGTTTTAAAGGCCAGTGGGAGAATTgaggggggtgggggggtgTGGAACTTTGGGACAATGCATGAGCTGGCTCAAAGTATAGGTAGCTTCACATGAAGAAGGGATTAGTACAAGAACTGCATCAGATGCAGCCGGTCCAAGTGGCCAATGGTCCTTAAACAATGAGACAGAAACACTTTTGGGATGCTCATCACCCTCTGATTGCTTAGATCATTAGTGCAGAAGCTCTCTAAGATTGGACCCCATTTCAATGATAGGTCCCATTCCATGCAAACGCCAGACAATACATTAAGACAGTTAGCTCTTAGTAGACAGTACTAATGGCCTACCCAGTTGGTACCCTAGATTTCTCTACAGAGCAAATCCACACTCTGAATGCTAGAGACAGAAAATGACTGTCCACAAGCAAATATTGCAGAGGTTCTTGTGCCCAATATGCCAGATGATTAATTGAATTTGCCCCCCACCCCATCacagttgaattttttttttataaaaaaagagagACTAGCCTTCCACACATCCCACTGAGCTCAACAACAAAAACTTCACATGATTCATAGCAGTAGCACTAGGTTTAAAATCTGCTTTGAGGGCTTTGGCTTTCTAGGGTGTTCTGTTTGGGGGCAATGAATAGTCAAATCAAGAAAGCTGTTCACAGAGACTCTATTATTGTATAGCAATTGCAAGGCTCTCCCCCAAAAAAACTGGAATGGCCCACTTGCTGTCTCTTTTTGCCTCTTGCTGGTTTCAATCACCCTTTGATGATTGTGCATATCGCAGACCAATCTGTCACCCTGTCCTTGTCTGATTCATCTATTTAACATAAACAAACAAAGGAGAATCTCCCTTCCCCACCCCCCCACCACCCACTGCCCTAATCCAACATCTCTTGACCCTCTTTTCTGCTTCTGCCACTACTCATCATTATCAACCCCTcttttttcttaacaaataaTGCTTTGTTAGGTTGATGATGATCCCTTAGTCTTCTTTCTCCATAATTCCTCTATATATATCCTAATATCCCCATCTCATCCTTCCGCAAATGATCAAACCCCTAATTATAACTAACCCCTGAGCTTAACCACTTCATTACTTGTCTGCTTTGGATCACTTTCCTAACCATCAGGGCGCAGTTTGTTGTTGGGCCCCCTTCATCCTTGACACACAAAGTGCAGGTCCCATGGGACCATGGGTGGTGGTACCTCCAATTTGTTACATCTAATTTCTTCTTCATGGTGTAAAGCATAATGCATGTACTTCCATACCCCATTAGTCTTCCCCCAATTATTCTACTTTGAGAGCTAGAAAAGTCTTAAGCTTTATTCTATTGTCTTTGATGTGATCTTTGAAGAAGGTGAATGAATTCCCTAgctcttcttttttcctttgtggGATTTGCAGACATTTCTTGTGTGTCCACCAAAGACTACTCTCACATTACTTTAATTAGGTGAAGTATGTCACAACATTCAACTTAGTACGAAAAATTTTACGGTTGTTTAGTTAGTTGATTTTTTAGCTTTATTAGCATGATGATCATTGAAATGATGAACCTAAACCCCACCTAATGCACCCATTTTtaccttttgttttttcaaccGTCTTTACATGCCCAAGTTCTTAAACCTAATGATCCATGTCGATGATCTCCAAATCTTAGATTATAAAGTCCCACTACACAGTCTACACATGAGGGGGGGTCACTGTTTGCTTTAATCATTATGTATCTAAATCAGAATAACTTTTCTATCCTTTGACAACcaataaaattgaaagagaaGATCAGTAATTTAAGTATATTATCCTGTGGGTATCTCaacattttgcttttaaaagGGGGAGGGGCTTGTGGTCATCATGGTGTGTCCATCATACCCTTTTACCTTAAAAATACAAATGGGGGTGTCTTAAAACCTTGGTGTGAAGGAATCTAGAGCCCTACTCCTAGGGTGAAACAGAGGCTTTGGAGGCTTCCCTAGCCCTAATAACTGATGATTCAAACCACCATCTCCTTGGATTTCTCACTTTAATGAATGGTCCAAGCTATTTTAAGCCAGCCAGGGGAACCACCATTACAAAACAAAGTTTTATGATTTGATGCCCATTTTGACTTGTGGGGTTTCAAATAattgtttaaaaacaaaagggatATCCATGGTGTGTTAAATGGGTTGGGATATTTAGTTGGCACAATTATAAGATCAATCACAAAGATTTTCTAAGTTTAAGATCTTCTCATTGAAAATCTAGTATTAGTAATCTTGTTGGTATGACCCAAGGAATagaaaaatgaagttttaagtttgtttgataacatattttaaaggTGTCGGACAAGCCCCCGTGTCCATTTAGATTTGATTCCATCGAAAGTATTTTCCGTCGGTAGTAAAGTACATTTTACAGTGTTTTTACTtatcaagtgttttttttttttaaataaaaaacattattggtgatttttcaatattacaaGTTATTTTACAGATTTTtgtaagtatttttttaattttgttaagcacttaatttttttaaaaatagtttttagactaaaacatttcttaaaatcattgtcaaacgaaTTCGTATTTTTGTTTGtagtgtttttataattttataaaaaatataataattataataaaaaaaatgatttttagaagaaatatttattaaacaCAAATCCAATAATtgattttctagatttttaagaggaattttttgaaattaaccaaatttctaatttttattataaaaaatactttcaaatatTGGAAAATGTTTTACAATTCGCTCAAAATTAGTTCTCCTCCTCTAAATTCAAATCGCAGCCCATCAATATTCTAGGCCCAACCCAAGAACCCGTTTGAGTCCAGACATTGGGCTTGTACCACCAATGGGCCTAACCAATGGCCCATTAACAAACCCTCCAAAGCCTTTGAAATAAGCAATTTGGCGGGAAGCATCTGCACTTCACCCTCCGAAATGAGCAGATTACCAGAAATAACCGATCTCTTCGCGCGGCTAGCTTCGAATCTCAAAACCCTATATCCAACGGATAAAAATGAGGATTGCTTAGAAGGAGCATCTGATCCGTCCATTTCGGAGCTGAATCGATCCCTCAACCTCGACGACGAAGGTTCTAGTGTTAGGGTTTTGGACGCTGCTCTATCTCTGATGTGTTTCAAAGCACCGCAGGCCAGTTCTCCCTACTTGAACAAAGATTCTGGggttaggattttttattttccttggaaACTGCTCTGTTTTGAGTTCTTATCGATTATGATTGTATAGGTTTTCGAATCGAGGGTTGAGTATCTGGTGAAGACAATTGTTGCTGTTATTTCTTCTTCAATATCTTGTAAGGTTTCAAGGTTTCAGAGGGAAGAGGTTTTTCTAATCGGTAGCTCGATTTCTCGTTATGATTGCACGGAATTGATCGAGGCGTGTACTGATGTTATCGGGAGATTAAAGGGACATGGTGGGTTtgtgaaattgatttgattattgaattttgtattatattttagtttgcatttttttttcaattatatttcaGTGATTCAGATATGACATTTAAGTGCTATTTTTCCATTTAGTTAAATCtgtgaaaatcatttttgttgttgttgcagGGAAGCTTCCACTTTTGTTATCATATGCTGTCGTAAGAGTAGCAGCATTGTCATCTCGCTACCGATGTCTATTCCCATTAACTCCAATTCTACATGAACAATCGATCAAGGAAAGAAGTAACAATATTTCAAAGCTGCTTTTCCATTTTCCCGGAGAATTCTCCCTTAAAAACCATGAAATACCATTCAGGTGTGCAATGGACTTTAATATTTTAGTAGCAAATAGTTAATTTTGATGTCATCGAACATGATCAACAAATTAAAGAGCTTTTAAGCATGTTTAAAgctgttttattattattattattattattattattattattattttattgtcttGAGTGAGCCCCTTAATAGGATAACTTCTCCCTGTAAGAGATAGGACTTTGTCCTTTTTGAATAGAACCTTCACTGAAAGCTTATTTCCTGTTACTTTTTACCCTAATCTCCAGCCTTCTTTTATGGTTTTTGGAAATTCTTATAAGttgaatttatgattttttttttcagattgcTATTGTGGTATCTTGATCCACTAATTCTGAAGCATgatgtttcaaaaattttgcAAGACACTATGAAGAGGCCGTTCCTTTGTTTGAATAAGGAATTTCATGAGAGGATGGATTGGCGTTCTATAATAATATGCTTGGTACTTTCGCCCACTATGTTTGTTGAGACCAGAGCTCTATTACATAATTGGTTTCTAATCACGtaagtttctttttcttgatcaTTTTGATTCTTCAGCTGTTTGTCTTGTTACTtgtctctctttgtttttatcATGCTTGAAGGAACTTTGCTTCCAACTTTATTATATTCAATATGTGCCATGGGCTGATGGTTGCATTCATCTTCATAGAGCTTCTGATAATATTTTCAGTGGCTTTCGTCcatataaattcataattttcagATATTGGCTTACTTCCTGCAGATTGCTTTTACTTCACTACTGCATCACGAATATCCACTTACCATGTGCTTATAGTTAATATCTAAAACAgatcccatgaaaaaaaaatggttgcctTTATTTGTACTTCAGTTTTATAGCTTCTAGTAGTGTTGGCATCTCAAGCTCCTAAAAGATGGAAATTCTCTATTTAGCTTATTTTAAAGTTCAAATTTGTTTGTCCTTGTTACATTTGGAATTCATTAGACCACTTTTTACCAATCAAATGTTTGGAGCATTGGTCTTTggtttatcctttttttttccccttctttttcCAACTTGTTAATCAATATCTTTTCTACAGTGAATTGAATTGCAAAACACTCTCCTGCTGTCAGCTATCCTTGTTTGCACCCTTGAGTTAGGGATGGTTACAGTATGCATACTAAGCATTTGCTGCAAATAATTGtgcaatgaagttttaatcatACATGTTATAATGGAAAGGCATGATATACTAAGGAGATGCCCAGTTCTGAGATTAACTCAGTTCAGGTTTGATGACCATCATCATGTTGTATTTGGTTATTAGATGAAACATaggataaatatttaattataaatatctaACCTATTTTTTAAACCTATCATACATTTCAAGCCATTTTACCAGTTCAACTAGCAGTCTGATCCACTATTTAACTTGTGTAACAGGGGTCTGGCTTCTGTACTCCAGCTTCTAATTGAAGTAGTCTCCATGATACTAGATGTAGTTTCCCGACCAACAGGGTGGGGAATATCAGTAGAAATGGGATCAAAGCTGCCATTTTCTATCGCGTATTTTCCCTACAATCATCACGTGTACAGAATTCTGTCTGGAACCCTCTCATCTGAGAGTTTTCTGCATTTAGTTAGTATCATTAATGTACCAATTTCTCGTGCTGGAAACCATTCCATGCCTACCATCAAGCAAGTGCCTATGAAGATTTCAACAATAGGTCACAAATCTGTCTGGTAAATTCTCATTTCTCACTTAACAAGTTTGCATCAAGAAAAACTATGGAATTGACACCATCCCATCCTGATCTACCTCTGATGACTTATATTTCATTTGTTGCATAGCAGGGCTGCAGCAATGAATTTCCCAGATTGGTTCTTTTTTGCTTCTGTTTTACTCTTCTCCGAGAAAAGTTTTCAAGacaatttttattcaaaatgtgGAATAGGGGTACCCAGAACTGAGAAAAGGCATGATGTAGAAccactttgtttttcttctgctGCAGCAAGGTACATTGCATGGATTCTGAGTCCTGCTGACAAATCTCATCAGGATCTTCTGGTTGATTGGCTGACTAAACTATCAGAGTCTTGGACTCTGAAACAATTTGGGTCAGATACATATAACAAAGAAATAGCTGACTACAGAAAGAAACTCAAGAAAACCAAATTTCCTGTTTACAAAGGGGACTATAATCTCCCAAAAGAGTACAACTATGTAACTATTGTTCTCTGGCTGAAGGAATTCCAGAACAGCTATACGAAGAATCAGTATAAAACTGCCAGTAGCCTGGCATTTTGTGAACATAACTTATCCTACAGTCTGAGATTTCAGCACAGTGTGCTATTTAGAAGAATTCCTTTAGGCATCTTGATTGGGTGCCCCTATTATTTAGATGAATCTGGATGTGAGATGCTTCTGCATTATTCTGCAACAGGTACAATACCTCTGTTAAGAGAAACTCATTCTGGTGCATTGAAGCATTTGAAACTGGATTCTGAAGGACAAAAAGATTCGATAATGTGGACTGAAGAATATACTAAGGAGGAGGCGGCAGCAGGAGCTTCTCTTGTCTTCAGATTAACTGATGTTGTTTTGAGCATGGCAGCTTCATTATTTGAGACTGATGAGAGTGGTCTAGAATTTATTTGCCAGGTGAAAGTCAAAGCAGGCAGGTACTTAATTAAGTGTATCAAGAAGCTGCTCCAGTTCAATGATGGAATTATGCTGATGGATCTCTTCAATAGACTGGTGCAATGGAGGAACCAAGGCCAAGAAGTATTTCAAGGTTGCACAGATCTGGATGATGTCATTAATGGCTTGggtcttaaattatcttccttATGAGGAGAATTTGTAGAGGAGGGCAGGCCTTTTTTTCATGCATAACCTGCTCTGTGATTTCCTTATCCGGTTGTAAAGCATTTGTGTTTACTGGTGAGACAGGGGGGGAGAGGGGAAGaagtgtttattttttgttcaattATACCTGTAAAGATGGATAATGCAACTGCATTTTTGTAAGTCAACTCGCCCTTTTCTCAATCACTCCCTGTCTCTTTTCTTGTGTACCGATCTCTTAGGGTTTCTTTATTAGAGCAAATGGTTTCTGGTAAGCAATGTTGACAGGAGCACAATTCACATTATTAAAAAGGTAAGACTTCTTTACAAAGTACCCTAAATGCCTTCACTCTGCACATGAGGCACATTCTGGTGATGGAAAGATGAATCTTCAAGTCAGAATCCAGACATTAGATGTGGTACAAAGCTAAACAAGAAATAATAGATAATATGGGATTCAACAATAGAAGCCAAACTCCAGATACATTCTAAAATCCCATAATTTATTGCTTCTTCAATTTATTCTTACAAGGCAATGAAACAACTTTCATCTAGTAATTACATTACATAAGAATATTGACACCCCAGAAATCTGTAAGGCTTTTCCCTTATGAACTTCTAAGGACTGAAACCTTTGTGTATAGATGAATAATTTCTAGTAGTTTGTTTACATAGATGAAGCTCTTTGCCTTCATCTTCATGATCTATATATATTTGGCTTTGGCCAAATGGTGTGCCCTATGATTGTACAATTTCTACCCTCTGGCCTTAGTAAGCTGGTATGTGTAACCTTTGAATTACCCAAAAAAACACGCACAAGGGGAAAACAAAAATCTGAAAGCTGTAAGGAAATGCCATGTATTAGATGAGATTTGATAtgagattttatttattgggTTGTATGAATGTTGCTGGACTTCAGCTGCAGAGCGCCTCCACAGAGAGTTTCTTCATGCTACCTGGGCATGGATCTCCTCCAAAAACTTCAGGAGCTACAGATACTGAACAAGATTGCTTCCCAATGCAGTTCTACAAGAGATTGTTGTagtaattagaaaattaaaaaagaaaaaacatagaaaGCAGCAACTCAAGACAGTTCAACAGGCTGAGCCACATAATGGCCTCAGacaaataaacaattttaaCAATAATTGGAAAAGAAGTTTGTAAACTTTTTCTGGGAAGAGCATAAGTCAAAGACCCAGAACTAGAACCAGAACCAGTAGACAGAAAATGCACACCAAAATTGATTTCCCATCAGCATAAAGGTTAAAAGTTTTAAACTTGTGATAACTGGCTTCTAGGAAAAAGGGGGTCAGGGTGGGAGCccgagtatttttttttccttaaaacatTTGGGAAAGCAAATGAGAAatcattattttgtaaatgatattgTTCATTTATTTGCCATCCATCTCTTCAAAAAAACCAGGCGAATATGCAGTGTTTGTCATCTATATTGAGGTCTCAACTACATCATGCCCTTTCTTTGAACAGTGGAGTTATCAGTTACCTAACACAAGTCTGCATTCCCCCGAAGGGCTCAACTATAGTTGAGCCAGCAAGCATCTCCTAATTTGCCAAATTGAAAGAAGGGTAAAGGAAAAATTTAGCTATCTGAGTTTTTAGTATGTACCCTTTGAAGAGCATCATATGATTTGTGGGCATGACAACTTCCCTCCCGGAAGCTTCCACATGTCCCTTGTGGCACCCCAAAGCTAGCAAACTGTATTTTAGAGATTTTCAGACCAGGTGCACACCACAAATGAGCTTTGGACTGCAGACTATTAACTTTGCTGGAGCCTATAATTTGTGAATTCTTCAGAGATGGCTGCCCTTCAAAAATATCTGCACAGACTCTATCCATTGTTCTTTTTACCAGGGTAATCCCTGCTGGGTTGCCGCCCAATTCTTCAAACACAATCAATTGATTTCCGCTTGGTTTCAGCCAAGACCGGGGAACATGATACCTGAAATTAATAGACTCATCAAAATTTTGCAAAAGCACATACAgtataagaaaggaaaatttttctcaaaatgagAACATTTCTTACCATCTTTGAGAGGGCCCTCCACAACCAGTTTGGCATTTCTTGTCATTAAAAATACCAGCATAATTACAGCCATTGCAGTTACCATGTGCTGTATATGCAGGCCAGTGGCGACCAATGCTTTCACCATTGATCCATATTTGACCTTTCCCCATGCTACTCATGTCCAAAGCTAATGGATCATTCCCTCCTGGTGCATTAAAAGTAGTCTGGAAATATCACAACATAAATAGAAATTAGAACAAATTGCATAATTTTCTTTGGGATTTCAGGAGAGAAATGGAAAAGCATTAGTTGCTTATCAAGAGGATTCTCACCTTATACCAAGTGAGGGGCTGCTTTTGAGCCAATAATGATCCTTCAACCCACTCATCAGAGGAACTTCCAGTGATGGCCTGAAGGTTTAGAGCTTCACCTTTTAAACCAATCTGCTCAGGGGCATGTAAATGGGTTATTCATAGCTTCTGGTGCCTGGTGGTTATCATCGTGacaaaattcacaaaaaaattgaaccaaaaaagGCCGTTGACTATGCCTATATTTCTATTAAGCATGCTTAACCTGACTTTGCCAATCACTTTTCAATAATTCATGTGCACTCATAAACACTAAATAATTCCAAACCACTCATAGAAGACCCAATTGATCCGACTAATTGTTGAATGATAAGACTGCCTCTTTTTCAATAATGCACTTTTCTACCTTAGCATTTGCTTCAAGATTCTTTTCCTAGTTTGTTGTTTCCACTGGATTTTTAAGTTCAACGATGTGCTTTCTTGACTAATTCTAGAATTCCAAATTAAATTCCTGTTAAAGTGGCAATACAAGAAGAATGAAGAGATGTTATTTAGACAACAAACCTTGTAAGACCATTTCCATGATGACATGTCTACTGTCCCCTCGTTTAGACCCTTTAATGTGACTGGACCAAGGACCCCAGCATTCCACGTCTCAAAATGCAGGCCAACATTCTGAAGTTAAACAAATATGATGATTTAAAGACCAAAAACTTCATTCCCGTCTCTGATAATGTAGCAAAGAATAGAGGGAAAATATTAAAGCAAGAGAACTAACCGGGAGACCCATGGCAACACTTAATAAAGAAATCTTGTTAGTGCCAACCGTCAGCTTTACATTGTCACTAAAAGTTACTTTTGGATTTGATAGTTCCCCATACACAGTTCCTGCCATAAAACAGATGAGTTAGTTAAAAGATGAATAATTAAACAAAGGCATAACTTCAGGTTGTTCAGCAGAAGATCTTCTTCGTTTCCATGAAATGCCACCCGACATCTACCTGATAGTTGACCATTGATGAAAACATGCAAAGCATGGCCTGCAGACATAACGGTGAGAACAGGATATTGTCCAGTCTTTAGAAATCCTTCATCAGGCTTTATATGGACCCTGGAGtgaatatcaaatatttaaaaaaaaaaaaaaatcactgaAAAACCACAGCAAAATGATCTTTCTTGAAATGTGTCTCAGATAAGGCAAGAGCATCATTGACTGTAAAACACTCACTCTGTCATGTACCACAAATAGTCTGTGGTATCTCTGGTGATATTTATTTGCTCCAATAATCCATCCATGGTAGTTGTATCCTCAGTATAAGCAGAGGCAGTTTCTTCATTGTATGACTGCCAAGAAAATGTACTCACAGGGTTCATCTTCATCTGCGAGCTTTGGGCACCAATCTGTAGGGAAATTTTGATCTGGTGTCAAGATCCATTATTGGGAATCTTCTAAtagatttattttcaaaagaaaacaaattttctcaAACTTTCATTTGAAAGCAGCCTATCGGGCTACATTTCATTCTGACAGCTTTTCTCAAAGTCAAATAAAAGATCTCAAATAGAAGAATGATGTTTTctagaaattaatattttgtgcATGAACTttgtaaaatgaaaatagtGAGAAAATGACTAGAATAAatgtcaaattattttttagctaAAGCAGGAAATATATGGAAGATTCTTGTTGTGGCCAAGAGTCCTTTCCTTACCCTTGCAGTGTTGAAAACTACATTCTTGCAGTCAGGGAGTATACTGACAGACCAAGGAGGCAGGTCATATTGCGTATTTCCAAAGGTCACTTTTGCAGAAGATTTCGGATCGTAATTTGCAAGGAATGCAGCACAAGCTCCAGACTTTGCCTTATACACATGAGCCTAGAAACAACAACAATGAGAAATGGAGTTAATGTCAAGAATAATAACGCAACCCTTCACCAATCTTCTTCTGATGTGAAGTTCTTATTATGGCAAGCATTTTCTCATAAATCAACAAAGCAATCTCATCCTTCCATTAATTTAGCTCAGTAAACTGGTGAAGCAAATTTGGCGAAATATAGCATTTTTGGggtttcaaaagaaagaaaactggaaaacacACACTCCTACACATTAGCCAACTGAATTGAGCCTAACCTCTAAATTTGTCCCAAGATATGTCACCGTGGGATCTGCTGAAACTAAAGCTGGTTCACATAGCTTAATAGCTTTATGCAAATCTCTCAAATGTCCCCATTTTGGTTCGCTTGGTAGTCCTGGTATGAAATAGATAACCAGTTAAATATGATGTAGCACAAACTAATTGGTATATGAACACTCAAAAGCTTCTATATGCAGGATGTTTCTAATGATATTTTTCCTGTATGAGGTGTTAACTGGTAGAATTATCCATTCTCCGTATTATACAAGTATGATACTAATATTCAGTGCTTATAGCTAATTCCTTTATTCATACCGTATTCATCAATAGGAGCATCATAATCATAGCTGGTGGAAATGAAGGGACCACCTGCTGTCCGGCCAAAATTTGTTCCTCCATGGTACTGGAGCCAAAAAAAGACGAttataagaaacaaaaagaccAAACTTTACTTCATATACACCAGCTGGACTAAACTCACTTGGAAAAATAACGAAACACTTGACTTACCATGTAATAATTAATGAAAGAACCACGGTTCTGAATAAACCTGGCAACCGAATATGCCAAGTCTTCTGCAGGCCTATTAGGTATTGCACCACCAAACTCTGTATACCTGGGGGTAAAAAGGAGAAAGATGAGTGTTGGTTTTAGAAAGGACTGCAATAAACAAGAGTACAACAAAACTGTGAATTCAAGGATGTGTAACTTACCAGCCAGTCCAAGCTTCAGTAAACATTTTGGGCTTATAATCCTTGTTAGGAAAGAAATTTTCACAGTAGAAACCATTGCAAGCATCTATCTGTTGGACAACCAATCAATTCACatatgagaaagagagagatgcATAGAAGTCTTGATTACCCTAACTGTAGTGAATTATAAATTTCAGCTACTGACATCTCAagcaatttctttctttctttctttctaactTTTCAACTTCAGAAATCCATGTAAATCTTTCTAATTGAACCCTCATAACGAAGCTTCAACCAGAGAAGATTATCAAGTAACAAAGAGACATGCTCATCATTTCTGTCCATACAAATATCAAAGCCTATTTATAAAAGGAAGACAAAACACAACAGATAGACAGGGACCCATCAAAAATAGGAAAGTGATAGCAAGGCCATCAGTAGAGGCCATGAAAATCCCTCTTTGGGCTACAGCTAAATAGACAACATACTGTTAGTAACCCTACCGGCGGGGCACactaaatgaaagaaataaaagtgCCAGTTGGAAaatgacaaaaaggaaaaaaaaactgttaAAAAAGTTGCAAGTTGCTTACAACAGGATCTGGGGCATCTTCTTGTTTGCACATAACCCATGGAACTCCAGTGCCAAGTTGCACAGCCATTTCTGCTGCCCATTTCGTATAAGCTTTACCAGGAGCACC
Above is a window of Vitis vinifera cultivar Pinot Noir 40024 chromosome 11, ASM3070453v1 DNA encoding:
- the LOC100266211 gene encoding uncharacterized protein LOC100266211 isoform X1, producing MSRLPEITDLFARLASNLKTLYPTDKNEDCLEGASDPSISELNRSLNLDDEGSSVRVLDAALSLMCFKAPQVFESRVEYLVKTIVAVISSSISCKVSRFQREEVFLIGSSISRYDCTELIEACTDVIGRLKGHGKLPLLLSYAVVRVAALSSRYRCLFPLTPILHEQSIKERSNNISKLLFHFPGEFSLKNHEIPFRLLLWYLDPLILKHDVSKILQDTMKRPFLCLNKEFHERMDWRSIIICLVLSPTMFVETRALLHNWFLITGLASVLQLLIEVVSMILDVVSRPTGWGISVEMGSKLPFSIAYFPYNHHVYRILSGTLSSESFLHLVSIINVPISRAGNHSMPTIKQVPMKISTIGHKSVCRAAAMNFPDWFFFASVLLFSEKSFQDNFYSKCGIGVPRTEKRHDVEPLCFSSAAARYIAWILSPADKSHQDLLVDWLTKLSESWTLKQFGSDTYNKEIADYRKKLKKTKFPVYKGDYNLPKEYNYVTIVLWLKEFQNSYTKNQYKTASSLAFCEHNLSYSLRFQHSVLFRRIPLGILIGCPYYLDESGCEMLLHYSATGTIPLLRETHSGALKHLKLDSEGQKDSIMWTEEYTKEEAAAGASLVFRLTDVVLSMAASLFETDESGLEFICQVKVKAGRYLIKCIKKLLQFNDGIMLMDLFNRLVQWRNQGQEVFQGCTDLDDVINGLGLKLSSL
- the LOC100259328 gene encoding beta-galactosidase translates to MWSMLRGSLVVFILIFSWVSHGSASVTYDKRSFIINGQRKILISGSIHYPRSTPEMWPDLIQKAKDGGLDVIQTYVFWNGHEPSRGKYYFEGRYDLVRFIKVVQAAGLYVHLRIGPYICAEWNFGGFPVWLKYVPGIAFRTDNGPFKVAMQGFTQKIVDMMKSEKLFQPQGGPIIMSQIENEYGPVEYEIGAPGKAYTKWAAEMAVQLGTGVPWVMCKQEDAPDPVIDACNGFYCENFFPNKDYKPKMFTEAWTGWYTEFGGAIPNRPAEDLAYSVARFIQNRGSFINYYMYHGGTNFGRTAGGPFISTSYDYDAPIDEYGLPSEPKWGHLRDLHKAIKLCEPALVSADPTVTYLGTNLEAHVYKAKSGACAAFLANYDPKSSAKVTFGNTQYDLPPWSVSILPDCKNVVFNTARIGAQSSQMKMNPVSTFSWQSYNEETASAYTEDTTTMDGLLEQINITRDTTDYLWYMTEVHIKPDEGFLKTGQYPVLTVMSAGHALHVFINGQLSGTVYGELSNPKVTFSDNVKLTVGTNKISLLSVAMGLPNVGLHFETWNAGVLGPVTLKGLNEGTVDMSSWKWSYKIGLKGEALNLQAITGSSSDEWVEGSLLAQKQPLTWYKTTFNAPGGNDPLALDMSSMGKGQIWINGESIGRHWPAYTAHGNCNGCNYAGIFNDKKCQTGCGGPSQRWYHVPRSWLKPSGNQLIVFEELGGNPAGITLVKRTMDRVCADIFEGQPSLKNSQIIGSSKVNSLQSKAHLWCAPGLKISKIQFASFGVPQGTCGSFREGSCHAHKSYDALQRNCIGKQSCSVSVAPEVFGGDPCPGSMKKLSVEALCS
- the LOC100266211 gene encoding uncharacterized protein LOC100266211 isoform X2; translation: MSRLPEITDLFARLASNLKTLYPTDKNEDCLEGASDPSISELNRSLNLDDEGSSVRVLDAALSLMCFKAPQVFESRVEYLVKTIVAVISSSISCKVSRFQREEVFLIGSSISRYDCTELIEACTDVIGRLKGHGKLPLLLSYAVVRVAALSSRYRCLFPLTPILHEQSIKERSNNISKLLFHFPGEFSLKNHEIPFRLLLWYLDPLILKHDVSKILQDTMKRPFLCLNKEFHERMDWRSIIICLVLSPTMFVETRALLHNWFLITGLASVLQLLIEVVSMILDVVSRPTGWGISVEMGSKLPFSIAYFPYNHHVYRILSGTLSSESFLHLVSIINVPISRAGNHSMPTIKQVPMKISTIGHKSVWAAAMNFPDWFFFASVLLFSEKSFQDNFYSKCGIGVPRTEKRHDVEPLCFSSAAARYIAWILSPADKSHQDLLVDWLTKLSESWTLKQFGSDTYNKEIADYRKKLKKTKFPVYKGDYNLPKEYNYVTIVLWLKEFQNSYTKNQYKTASSLAFCEHNLSYSLRFQHSVLFRRIPLGILIGCPYYLDESGCEMLLHYSATGTIPLLRETHSGALKHLKLDSEGQKDSIMWTEEYTKEEAAAGASLVFRLTDVVLSMAASLFETDESGLEFICQVKVKAGRYLIKCIKKLLQFNDGIMLMDLFNRLVQWRNQGQEVFQGCTDLDDVINGLGLKLSSL